GAGCATTCTGTAACGGTTGTTCCCGGCCGGTTTTGCTCGTGGACCCGGCCGGCTTTCTTGAAGGCCTGCTCCTCGCTCCCTTTGCCTCGAGGCGCCCATCCGGGCGCCTTTTTTTTCAGCAATATCACCATCAGGAGTGCCTTTCGCCTTGTCCTGCACCCTGAAACCCAACCCAGTATTTGCTGCCGATCCTGCTTCTCATTTGAGCAGTAACTGTGGTCTGCAGAGCCGTCGCTGACGGAATCTGCCGAATCAATTGGAGCCTCTTGTCAGGCCTCGCCGCAGGTGAGATACCAATACTTTCCGCGGAGAAATCCGACCGATTACGCTCCCTGTCAATGGAGACCTGCCATGTCCATTTCGCAACGCCCTGCCTATATCTATCGCCCCATGACCTCGGCCGATATGGCGTCGGCCCATGCCTTGTCCGTGCAGTTGAAGTGGCCCCACCGCCTGGAAGACTGGGCCATGCTGCAGCGCATCGCGCAGGGTTTTGTCGTAGAAGACGCAGGCCGCCTGATCGGTACCGCGTTCACCTGTGCGCAGGGACATTACGCCACGATCGGCCTGGTGATCGTCAGTGACGAGTACCAGGGCCAGGGTATAGGTCGCAAGCTGATGGAGCTGGCACTTGAGGCGTGCGGATCGCGTACCGCCATGCTCAATGCGACGCTGGCCGGCGCCCCGCTTTATGCCAGCCAGGGGTTCATTGACTTTGGACATATTCAACAACATCAGGGGCACGCGCGGGTTCCTGCACCGAATGACCTGGCAACCGGTGAACGCTGCCGCCCGCTGACCGAAGCCGATCGGAGCATGCAGATTGAACTGGCCAACGCCGGCAGCGGCCTGGACAGACACGCCGTGCTCAATGATCTGTTCGATGTTGTCGAACACTCGGTCGGTATCGAGCGCGATGGTCAGCTGCGCGCTTTCGCCCTGCTGCGCCCATTCGGCCGTGGTCGCTGTATCGGCCCGGTCATCGCAGAAAACCCAGAGCAGGCCAAACACTTGATCGCGGTGTTGCTGGCCCAAGTGCCAGGCGCCTTCGTGCGCATGGATATACCGTCCGACAGCGGTCTCGCCCCTTGGCTGGAAGAGGCCGGGCTGAAGCACGTCGACACCGTCGCACAAATGGCTCGCGGTACCCCACCGCAGGCTATCGGCGCAGTGCACCAGTTTGCTCTGGTGACTCAGGCCATCGGCTGACAAATCCCACCGTTACATCCAACGCTACACGATGCATTTTCCTGGAGAAACACCTTCATGCTAGAGCCCACTGCAGTGCTGTTGGCACACGCCGATGGCAGTCCCGTCCCAACAAAATTCACCCCCGGTTCGTTGGGGGCCAACGATCCTTTCGACAGACACATTGCTTATAACGGGCCGCAGGACATTGCTGCCGGCGTGGTCCAGGCGAGCGGACAATTCAACGTCGATGACTATCCCTACAGCGAAACGATCGTGGTTCACGCAGGACAAGTCACCCTGCAGAGCCAGGATTGCACGCTCCAGTTAAATCCCGGTGACAGCGCCGTGATCGCCCGCGGTACGTCGCTGCAGATCGAAGCGCAACCCGACTCTCTCTGGGCATTCTGTGCGGATACCCAGCCCGTTGAAGAGCGCAATCCCGGGCTCACGGCACTTCCCCCGCTAACCCTGCTCTCTCCCTCGGCAGCGCCGGATGCACAAATCCTGCTAAGCCCGGCACCGCAATGTCGCTCGCACAATGTGTTCGTCGAAGAAGCGACCAACTTGCGCATCGGCATCTGGGACTCGACGCCTTATACCCGCAGAGCGAGGCCGCACATGCTGCATGAACTGATGCACCTGCTTGAAGGCAGCGTCACCCTCCAGGTGGCGGACGGCGCCCATCTGACGGTCAACACTGGCGATACGGTGTTCGTACCCCGAGGCGCCCCATGCGCCTGGAAGAGCAGCGCCTATGTGCGCAAGTTTTACGTCGTCAAATAACTCGAACTGCGTGAGCGCCGGCAGATGGATTTCTCCTTCGCCGGCCCCACCACCGAACTGATCAATCAGTTACTACGGAGCACAGATAATGGGAATAGGTGGCTTCAGTACCGGCAAGCTCCTGATCATCCTGTTGATCGTGATCATGCTGTTCGGAACCAGGCGCCTGAAAGGTCTGGGGGCGGATCTCGGCGAAACGATCAGAGGATTTCGCAAATCCATAGGCGACGATAAGTCCGTCACTGATGAGCCCAAGGACACGTGAAGTCCGGCAGACCTAGATGCCATCACCCGGAGAGTACAAGGGATTAACCAAATCATAACTTAAAGCCCCTTGGCCTCATCCCCCTCGGCGTAGCTGTAGGGCGGGTAGCCCGCGTCACAAAGAATGACCACGTCTATAGGGTCGCTCGCCCAACTCCTCGCGTGCAACGCACACCCCAGTAAAACCATCAGCAACATCCGCATGAAAGGCTTCCTTCACATTCCGTTGATCCCCTCCGCTACCCCCTTCGCTACAAGGGAAGGGATGTTAAAAACGGGCGCGATAAACAAAAAAAAGCCCGCAGTGTGAACGGGCTAAAAGGGTGAGTCACAAGAATGAATAAAGCTTCCTGCTGACCAGTTGTTACCTCGGCTCAAAGCAACGCGGCGATTGCCCTGCCGACATCCTGGGTCGATCCCTGCCCTCCCAGATCGGGAGTGATTGGCCCCTCGGCGATGACCTGTTCGATCGCCTGTAGAATTCCGTCATGCGCCGCGCGATAACGTTCATCACCGTTGCCGAGGAAATCCAGCATCAAGGCCCCGGACCAGATCATCGCAATCGGGTTGGCGATGTTCTGCCCATAGATGTCCGGCGCCGAGCCATGCACCGGCTCGAACAGGGAGGGGAAGCGTCGCTCCGGATCGAGGTTGGCCGACGGCGCGATGCCGATGGTTCCAGCGCAGGCCGGTCCCAGGTCGGACAGAATGTCGCCGAACAAATTCGACGCCACCACCACATCGAAACGGTCCGGTTGCAGCACGAAACGCGCGCACAGAATGTCGATGTGT
This genomic stretch from Pseudomonas wuhanensis harbors:
- a CDS encoding cupin domain-containing protein, coding for MLEPTAVLLAHADGSPVPTKFTPGSLGANDPFDRHIAYNGPQDIAAGVVQASGQFNVDDYPYSETIVVHAGQVTLQSQDCTLQLNPGDSAVIARGTSLQIEAQPDSLWAFCADTQPVEERNPGLTALPPLTLLSPSAAPDAQILLSPAPQCRSHNVFVEEATNLRIGIWDSTPYTRRARPHMLHELMHLLEGSVTLQVADGAHLTVNTGDTVFVPRGAPCAWKSSAYVRKFYVVK
- a CDS encoding GNAT family N-acetyltransferase, with protein sequence MSISQRPAYIYRPMTSADMASAHALSVQLKWPHRLEDWAMLQRIAQGFVVEDAGRLIGTAFTCAQGHYATIGLVIVSDEYQGQGIGRKLMELALEACGSRTAMLNATLAGAPLYASQGFIDFGHIQQHQGHARVPAPNDLATGERCRPLTEADRSMQIELANAGSGLDRHAVLNDLFDVVEHSVGIERDGQLRAFALLRPFGRGRCIGPVIAENPEQAKHLIAVLLAQVPGAFVRMDIPSDSGLAPWLEEAGLKHVDTVAQMARGTPPQAIGAVHQFALVTQAIG
- the tatA gene encoding twin-arginine translocase TatA/TatE family subunit, translating into MGIGGFSTGKLLIILLIVIMLFGTRRLKGLGADLGETIRGFRKSIGDDKSVTDEPKDT